The genome window ctTTGGATTTTTTATGAACGACAGTGcgccatgccaccgggccacaactgtttgcggttggtctgaagaacattatgGATATTTCGAGTGAATAATTtacccacccagatcgcccgacataattcccatcgaacatttatggcacgtaatcgagaggtcagttcgttcacaaaatcctgcatcggcaacattctcgcaattatggacggctatagaggcagcatggctcaatatttctccaggggacttccaacgacttgttgaattcccgccgagttgctgcactgcgactCCGGCGggccaaaggaggtccgacacgctattaggagatatcccacgacttCTGCCATCTCAGTGTAATGCAGATGAATTGAGCACAGTGGACGGTAGTGGACCACAGAAATGTGTCATACGACATACTTTTGTTATTATCTTAACACAATAATTAGATCATCTAGCGAAAAATTTTCAGGGTACATGAGTCAGGATTATTGTCAAAGAAACAATGGATTTTCCTACGATTCAGAAGCCACGATATTTACTACATTACTGTAGAGACAATATAGAAACATTTAGGATAGATTAATATAATGTGTAGCACTGCGAGTTCAATGTGGATGTGTGTATTTTCACAAGTAAGTGTTCGACTATCTGAACGTTCTTCACTATTGCACTAATAAAAGATTGTAGTATGTTGTTGTATATTAGCCCAACCAATGTAGATTGAATAATATCTTTTGAAAGAAGACTCTTTCGTACATTTTCTTAAAGTTACATTTTCTACTACTCATTGGCGCTTATCAAAGGATCATGTCCCTGTGttactttttttgcttcgaatggtgcTCTTCATACACGTGAAAGTCCCCGTTTGATATTTGCCAAATTTTTCTTGACTTCAGATTTCCACACAGGAATATCGTATATAACCACTGCTGGGCCACACCAATGGGGTGGAATATCTCATGCATAAAAGAGGTAGCATTGTTTAATTAGGATTCTGATGACGGGAGGAATGATAACAGTGTTCTCTTTCTCTGGCAGTTCATCATTCTGTCCGCGGTGGTGGCCATCGCAAGCGCCGGCTACTTGGGCGCCCCCGCCGTCTACGCCCCCGGGGCACCTCTGGCTGCCCGAGGATACGCCGCCCCCGCCTACGCCGCCCCCATCGCCCGCTATGCCGCCCCCGTCGCCAGGGCCTACGCCCCAGCTGTCGCTGCTGCCCCCGCCGCCGTCGAGTACGACCCGCACCCACAGTACAGCTTCGCGTACAACGTGCAGGACGCCCACACTGGAGACTCGAAAGCCCAGCACGAGAGTCGCAGCGGAGACGTCGTCCAGGGCAGCTACAGCCTGGCCGAACCCGATGGCTCCATCCGCACCGTCGACTACACGGCCGACCCCGTCAACGGCTTCAACGCCGTCGTGCACAAGGAGGCCGGCGCCCACCCCGCCGTAGCCGCCCCCGTGGCCGTCGCCCACGCCCCCGTGGCCGTCGCCGCTCCCGCCAGGGCTTACGCCGCTCCCATCGCCAGGGCTGCCTACGCCGCCCCCCTCGCTAGGGCCGCCTATGCCCCCGCCCTGGCCTATGGCGGTGCTTACCATGGTTAACGACTGACATGGACCAACCAACCTCTCATTCTCATTTTGTACAAATTTTGTATCCACTAATGAACATCAAAATAATATTCATCTAAACAATTTATTgttacattattaaatattttcattcccAGTCCAATACTTTAAACGTTTGTTAAATTATGACAGGTCACCCAAATGTACCTATCTGAGTTACAATGTTATAACCGCACCGACTTAGCAAATGTTACGTGACAGGCACCTAACATCGCATGGGGCCTCCTCTGGTCCTGAGGATTGCTGTGGGACGCCTTGGAAGTGAGTCTACAAGTTTCTGGTATTCCTAGAAAACAGCTAACACCAAATCGTTTGCAGACTGGCAGTCAACTCTGGTCTGTTTGTTGGTACAGGATCCATGGTACAGAACCTGCGTTAAattacatcccagatatgctcgatgggGTTCAAATCTGGGCTCCAGAGTGGCCATCTCGGTCTCGGACCTCCCCTGCATGTTCCTGGAACCATTACCAGGTGACATAGGAGCGATGTGGCGGCGCATTATCATCTCGAAACACAGCAGAACTGTAAGGGTGTTTGAAGGCCAAAAATGAGTAGAGATGGTCCTGGAGCAGCCCAGCATATGGCGGACTGTCCAAAGACCTTTCAAGAATAACCAGGGTGACCATTCTGTACCAGAAAAAtgaaccccagaccataacacagaCACAACCACCTTGGACCGCAACTTCTTGGCAGGCGACATCCATCGATTCACGTGGTCTGTAGCACATATGGTGCCCTCTGTCAGCATAATGCAGTTGAAATCGTGATTCGTCCGACCACATCACGTTACGCCATTGTTCCAGTGCCCATCCCTGGTGACTGGTAACAAAAGCAAGCCGTTGTGCCCAGTAACATTGGGTTAACAGTGGCAACCATGTGCGGCGCCGGCTACCATATCCCATGGAACCTATGATGCCACGGACTGTCCACTGGAAACCGTGTGTACCAAGTCCTGTGCTGAATTGAGCCGTGATTTGTTGCTCTGCTGCCTTAGTAACTATTAACGATCAGTCTCAGATGTCGCTGGCCACGATCATCAAGGGTGGCTGGACGGCCTCTAGTTCATCCGTCGTGGACTGTGACACCCTCATTCAACCATTCACGACACACACTGCACACAGTTGAACGTGCGAGGACGAATTCCTGCACCACTGTCGAAATTGAAACTCCCATCTATCGCGCACTGACCACCATACCCTATTCTAATGGCGTCGTCTCACGAGGACGTTGCATGTTACACAAATAACTTGCACAAACGCTTCTCAGAAGGTCTCCTACACAATTGTAGCTGACACAGGGGGCGTGTGGTGTGCATACAACACACCTGCCCCGTTATCCATGACATTTCCTGAGTCAGTCTATTTCCAGTATTTGAAAGCCATTGTAGggggtgtggctataaaataacaggaCCACTGctgcaaaacattttatttcaaaaacatacatatttagttacTGTCACCCTCAATATGGCCCTCTCCTCTATTTCTACAATGTTACATATCAAGTCTCCATGGATGGAAACAGTCCTGGGAAGCTTCCTCTGTGAGCTCCCTGATAACCATGCCACTTTTCCTTTCACTGTTTCAGCGGACTGAAATCTTGTTGCTTTTAATTCAGACTTGACGTTGGAGAATAGATAAAAGACACAGGGCGCTAGGTCGGGCGAATGAGATGGGTGATTTAGCACTGCGATGCTGTACTTCGCTAGAAACCTCTGTACAGACAATTTGGTATGGGCTGGTGCGTTGTCTTGATACAgaacccatgacttgttcttccacaattcgggtcttttttcttattttctcatggaGCTGAGAAATAACCTAAAGGTAGTAATGCTGATTAGTGGTCTGACCTTAAGGAACCTAGTGGAAATGCATAGTTCCATGAACATCGAAATAAACAATCgtcatcgctttgaatcttgatttgctcattcgaactTTTTTCGCTCTCGATGAAGTTTGGCCCTTCCAGTGCATGAGTTAGTGCTtggtttctggatcataagtgaaaaaccaagattctTCACATGTTATCAGTCTTTCCAAGGAATTAACAAACATTTCACACAAGCTTCTTCCTGTTCGATCGCAAGAATTTTCAACACCAGTTTCGTACACTCTTTCTCATATTAAACTGGTAATGTAAAATTTGCCTTTCGCACTCCGTgacaattcctacagtttcagcaatcgatcgaacaCTCAACCTACggtcagatcgaatcagattaccCACCTTTTCTATATTGTCATCAgtttttgatgttgaagggcgTTCCAGGTGCgagtcatcttcaacgtcttctcgaccaTCTCGGAAATGCTTGGACCACTCAACAACTCGCGTGCGTGATAAACGGTCTTCGCCGTACACTATTTttagtaaaatatatttttcagtGAAAATCCACGACAATTCATTGCACTGTGATTACACTtatcatttttcctgcaaaataaagTAATAGCTCTTACGCAAAGGTATGCCACGGCCAGACAGATTTAtctacagacaccagagatgccgCATTTGACTGAGAAGGCTTCACGCTTCACAGCTAGCGTTCACCATTGGCACATGCGTTCTTACTCTGTGACAGCGTTAGcctcgttattttatagccacactgcATATGTAACCGATGTTCTGTGGCATATAGCAAACATATTCGACTGAGTGTAGAAAGTCTACGCCATAAACCATCTCCACCAGTTTgactatttatttaaaaaaaaggtaaatcTGTCATCAAACTGAGGGATGTTTTGAACACCTTTGTGCTTTATTAGACTTGGTtttattggaggtggtatgcccttgTCTTCATCTGAGCTTTCAGTCCGTTAAAGGGAAACCTACAGTATAACGTGGTCTCTGAGCCACGATAAGGTGCAGCACTGCGTTTTTTTATATTAACAGGCTTTGATAGTGAGGTAAGAAGTGATAACTGAAAGATAAAATTCTTAAGGCTGATTGGAGGAAAGCAGGAGCAGCAATGTGGCGTGCAAAGTGATACAACCAGTTGAACCGAGCCATCGAGAGAGAACAATACCGTTTATCCATGTTCCAAAAAGAAATTCCAGATCATGAATCTCTATTTGTGGAACCACTCAAGTTGACAGCTAATTCTGTGTCGCCCTGATATGTTGCCATGTGTAACTCCTTCAAATGATATGCATGTTTCCATGAAAATTAGCACAGTAGCTGGCAGACATTTTACCAGGGGTCATAAGTAGACAGATTGTTGTTTTGTTCATACTGCCATCCGTTCTTAAAAGAATGGTTTCAACTTATCTCGAAGTATCAGAATAGACATtaactgacttgcttaatttgttcGTTTATACTTCACAAATTCATTGGCGTTATTATATGAGGCGAGAAACGGTGCATATCGAATGCCATTTAATCGAAGTTGTGAAGGTAGTTGTGTGGGGCAATATGGTTCGGAAATTGTTTATGTGACATCTGCTGAGACTTTGACGGTGATTTGATTGTGCACATCTGTTTGCATATATGTAGAGGACACATTTAGATTATCTTCATTAAAGCGTTTTGATTTTATACCAAAACAATGAGACAGGACTCACTGAAATGAACATACTACACTTGTTGCAGAGGTTCACTAATTTCGTATCAGTCAGTCTTGTACAGTagtaaggaaggtgacagtctttgtacattttgcatccattcatgtgcagtATAGCAGTTGTAGGATGCACTACAAACAGCTTGACTTCACAGTCTTACAACAAGGTAAAAACCATTTTCAGAACAATACCCTGTCCAGTCGTCTTTTGAGCTGGACATTCATTCGTACTGAGACAGTCATGATTGTGTGAG of Schistocerca serialis cubense isolate TAMUIC-IGC-003099 chromosome 2, iqSchSeri2.2, whole genome shotgun sequence contains these proteins:
- the LOC126456422 gene encoding cuticle protein 18.6-like, with protein sequence MACKFIILSAVVAIASAGYLGAPAVYAPGAPLAARGYAAPAYAAPIARYAAPVARAYAPAVAAAPAAVEYDPHPQYSFAYNVQDAHTGDSKAQHESRSGDVVQGSYSLAEPDGSIRTVDYTADPVNGFNAVVHKEAGAHPAVAAPVAVAHAPVAVAAPARAYAAPIARAAYAAPLARAAYAPALAYGGAYHG